One part of the Streptomyces lienomycini genome encodes these proteins:
- a CDS encoding alpha/beta fold hydrolase, with protein MDILLIGGLWLDGSVWERVASTLESLGHRPVPLTLPGQGDGTAAATLDDQVAAVVDAVDAASGRAMVVGHSVACTLAWLAADRRPERVAKVALVGGVPTSDGRPYADLFEVTDGVMPFPGWGPFQGPDAADLDETARREMAAAAIPVPEAVARGVVRLTDERRFDVPVVVVCPEFTPAQAREWIDGDVPELRRAGRVGFADIDSGHWPMITQPAELARILAAAAEAA; from the coding sequence ATGGACATTCTGCTCATCGGCGGCCTGTGGCTGGACGGATCGGTGTGGGAGCGCGTCGCGTCCACGCTGGAGTCGCTCGGCCACCGGCCCGTGCCGCTCACCCTCCCGGGGCAGGGGGACGGCACGGCCGCCGCCACGCTCGACGACCAGGTGGCGGCGGTGGTGGACGCGGTGGACGCGGCGTCCGGGAGGGCCATGGTGGTGGGGCACTCCGTGGCCTGCACGCTGGCCTGGCTCGCCGCCGACCGGCGACCGGAGCGGGTGGCCAAGGTCGCCCTGGTCGGCGGCGTCCCGACGTCCGACGGCCGGCCGTACGCCGACCTCTTCGAGGTCACGGACGGCGTCATGCCCTTCCCCGGCTGGGGTCCCTTCCAGGGACCGGATGCCGCCGACCTCGACGAGACGGCGAGGCGCGAGATGGCGGCCGCCGCGATCCCGGTGCCGGAAGCCGTGGCCAGGGGTGTCGTGCGGCTGACCGACGAGAGGCGGTTCGACGTGCCGGTCGTGGTGGTGTGCCCCGAGTTCACGCCCGCGCAGGCACGGGAGTGGATCGACGGCGACGTTCCCGAACTCCGCCGGGCCGGACGCGTCGGCTTCGCCGACATCGACTCGGGCCACTGGCCCATGATCACCCAACCCGCCGAACTGGCCCGGATCCTCGCCGCGGCGGCCGAGGCCGCCTGA
- a CDS encoding serine hydrolase domain-containing protein, with protein MNGSLDPAVLQAAVENVRRAGVPGVFAEVCDGDRVWRGAAGVADVDTGRPVTADMRHRVGSVTKTFTAAAVLRQVERGRIGLDTPIGAYLADLVPGARGDAVTVRMLLNHTSGLAEYLPRVYTSLKAFPALADTGPESLDDHRFTRFDPVELIGAGVDAPAVGAPGGAPGLYSNTNYLLLGQLLARVTGTTAERCITRDVIERAGLRDTELPTGPYVATPHSRIYEAWFGMIDPPRDYSVYDMSWVGPAASLISTVADLNRFYGLLLAGEIVGPASLEQMRRTVPVVAQDGRTIDYGLGLHPAEAPGQDTFWGHGGTAWGAGTLALVRADGKRRMAVAVNLQRWNRLDASGRPLPHPIDDALAALHRVALYG; from the coding sequence ATGAACGGCTCACTGGATCCAGCGGTACTGCAGGCCGCCGTCGAGAACGTCCGTCGCGCCGGGGTGCCGGGCGTGTTCGCCGAGGTGTGCGACGGCGACCGGGTCTGGCGCGGCGCCGCCGGGGTCGCCGATGTCGACACCGGCCGCCCGGTCACCGCCGACATGCGCCACCGCGTCGGCAGCGTCACCAAGACCTTCACCGCCGCCGCGGTCCTGCGGCAGGTCGAGAGGGGCCGGATCGGGCTCGACACACCGATCGGCGCGTACCTTGCGGACCTGGTCCCCGGCGCGCGCGGCGACGCCGTCACGGTCCGCATGCTGCTGAACCACACCAGCGGCCTCGCCGAGTACCTGCCCCGCGTCTACACGTCCCTCAAGGCGTTCCCCGCCCTCGCCGACACCGGACCCGAGAGCCTGGACGACCACCGGTTCACCCGCTTCGACCCGGTCGAACTGATCGGGGCGGGAGTCGACGCACCCGCCGTCGGCGCCCCGGGCGGCGCTCCGGGCCTGTACTCCAACACCAACTACCTGCTCCTGGGCCAACTCCTGGCGCGGGTGACCGGCACCACCGCCGAGCGGTGCATAACCCGCGACGTCATCGAGCGTGCCGGGCTCCGGGACACCGAGTTGCCCACCGGACCGTACGTCGCGACACCGCACTCACGGATCTACGAGGCCTGGTTCGGCATGATCGACCCGCCGCGCGACTACAGCGTCTACGACATGTCGTGGGTGGGGCCGGCGGCCTCGCTGATCTCCACCGTCGCGGACCTCAACCGCTTCTACGGCCTGCTGCTTGCGGGCGAGATCGTCGGTCCGGCGTCGCTCGAGCAGATGCGTCGCACCGTGCCGGTCGTCGCACAGGACGGGCGGACGATCGACTACGGGCTCGGCCTGCACCCGGCCGAAGCCCCCGGTCAGGACACCTTCTGGGGTCACGGCGGCACGGCCTGGGGTGCCGGCACGCTGGCACTGGTCCGCGCCGACGGCAAGCGGCGGATGGCCGTCGCGGTGAACCTGCAGCGGTGGAACCGGCTCGACGCCTCGGGCAGGCCCCTCCCCCATCCCATCGACGACGCGCTCGCGGCCCTCCACCGCGTCGCGCTGTACGGCTGA
- the amcB gene encoding cyclophane-forming radical SAM peptide maturase AmcB has translation MTAPSPRARLARTSSLVLLQPTPLCNLDCRYCYLPARGLARVMSDEVADAVAQTVGAWSEQHPVTVLWHGGEPLAAGVSRLTALLDRFPPGRGHPVRHAVQTNATLVDEAWCRLFRGRGIEVSVSVDGPDPGPGAGGGRVDRGGRDATGRTLRGVGLLKEHGIAFGAIAVVSDPTPRKAAELHRWFTELGCRVLGVNLVERKGLNTRAVHDDENVADFWAALAACGRADPRMRLRDVEHVRRYVRAELAGTAGQWAEQPVDPLPMVTWDGQVVPVGPDLAGFSSPRHGPFTIGDVREHGLAARLARAQETPWVAEALAGIDACRAVCDLFAYCRGGQVANKYFETGRLDVTETVFCRNSRQLLMEGLMRDAERSAGKARGR, from the coding sequence ATGACGGCGCCGTCGCCCCGTGCCCGGCTGGCGCGGACGAGTTCCCTCGTGCTCCTCCAGCCGACTCCGCTGTGCAACCTCGACTGCCGCTACTGCTACCTGCCCGCCCGCGGTCTTGCCCGCGTCATGTCGGACGAGGTCGCCGACGCGGTCGCACAGACCGTCGGCGCATGGTCGGAACAGCACCCGGTCACCGTGCTGTGGCACGGCGGGGAGCCGCTCGCCGCGGGCGTGTCCCGCCTGACGGCACTGCTCGACCGGTTCCCGCCGGGGCGCGGACATCCCGTACGGCACGCCGTGCAGACCAATGCCACGCTCGTCGACGAAGCGTGGTGCCGGCTGTTCCGCGGGCGGGGGATCGAGGTCTCCGTCAGTGTCGACGGACCCGACCCCGGCCCCGGGGCCGGCGGTGGCCGGGTGGACCGCGGCGGCCGAGACGCCACCGGCCGCACGCTGCGCGGTGTCGGGCTGCTCAAGGAGCACGGCATCGCCTTCGGCGCCATCGCCGTCGTGTCCGACCCGACTCCGCGCAAAGCGGCCGAACTGCACCGGTGGTTCACCGAACTCGGTTGCCGCGTCCTGGGCGTGAACCTGGTGGAACGCAAGGGGCTGAACACCCGGGCCGTCCACGACGACGAGAACGTCGCCGACTTCTGGGCCGCGCTGGCCGCGTGCGGACGCGCCGACCCGCGCATGCGCCTGCGCGACGTGGAGCATGTCCGGCGGTACGTCAGGGCGGAGCTGGCCGGCACGGCCGGGCAGTGGGCCGAGCAGCCGGTCGATCCGCTGCCGATGGTCACCTGGGACGGTCAGGTCGTGCCCGTCGGGCCGGACCTCGCGGGCTTCTCCTCCCCGCGCCACGGCCCCTTCACCATCGGCGACGTGCGGGAGCACGGGCTCGCGGCCCGCCTGGCACGGGCCCAGGAGACCCCCTGGGTCGCCGAGGCCCTCGCCGGGATCGACGCCTGTCGCGCGGTATGCGATCTGTTCGCCTACTGCCGGGGCGGGCAGGTCGCCAACAAGTACTTCGAGACGGGGCGGTTGGACGTCACCGAGACCGTCTTCTGCCGCAACAGCAGACAACTCCTCATGGAAGGACTGATGCGCGATGCGGAACGAAGTGCCGGGAAGGCCCGGGGGCGTTGA
- a CDS encoding ROK family transcriptional regulator has translation MATTGTDLSRMREMNQLSIVWALRGGPPSTVTELAGRAGLSRPAVDVLVRALVGDGWVEVEEPGPGSVVGRPARRYRFRADAGHVLGVDVGVHKVLAVLSDLEGDVVRTLRRPVDPEAPPAARLSEVDGVIDDVLRSAGMTPAEVWAVTVGVTGPVDAAGRTSLSTPLPGWTEADPVAHLAARFSCPVRVENDCKLSAVAERWKGAAQDADDIAFLLAGLRTGAGLLLDGTLRRGHGGAAGEIGALKAVRWITAPDHLRNCPGIPAAAAPGEAAAWVFQAARDGDRDARTAIRRYTRDLAVGVAALVLTLDPQVVVYGGGFSRSADVLLEPLRRELARHCLRMPELRASTLGDESVALGAVRLALDEVDGRLLSDRLSAPTAPRR, from the coding sequence ATGGCGACGACCGGAACAGACCTGTCCCGGATGCGCGAGATGAACCAGCTGTCGATCGTGTGGGCGCTGCGCGGCGGCCCTCCGTCGACGGTCACCGAACTCGCCGGCCGGGCCGGTCTGTCGCGTCCCGCCGTGGACGTACTGGTGCGGGCACTGGTCGGGGACGGCTGGGTGGAGGTGGAGGAGCCCGGGCCCGGCAGCGTGGTGGGACGTCCGGCACGCCGGTACCGGTTCCGGGCGGACGCCGGCCATGTCCTCGGCGTCGACGTCGGTGTGCACAAGGTGCTGGCGGTGCTGAGCGACCTGGAGGGCGACGTGGTACGGACGCTGCGCCGGCCGGTCGACCCCGAAGCGCCGCCCGCGGCACGGCTGTCGGAGGTCGACGGGGTGATCGACGACGTCCTGCGGTCCGCCGGGATGACACCGGCCGAGGTCTGGGCCGTGACGGTCGGGGTGACCGGCCCGGTCGACGCCGCGGGGCGGACCAGCCTGTCCACACCTCTGCCCGGCTGGACCGAGGCCGACCCGGTCGCCCATCTCGCGGCCCGCTTCTCCTGCCCGGTCCGGGTCGAGAACGACTGCAAACTCTCCGCCGTGGCCGAGCGGTGGAAGGGGGCGGCGCAGGACGCCGACGACATCGCCTTCCTCCTCGCCGGACTGCGCACCGGCGCCGGTCTCCTCCTGGACGGCACCCTGCGCCGTGGGCACGGCGGCGCCGCGGGAGAGATCGGCGCCCTGAAGGCGGTGCGCTGGATCACCGCCCCGGACCACCTCCGGAACTGCCCCGGGATTCCGGCCGCGGCCGCGCCCGGCGAGGCCGCCGCCTGGGTCTTCCAGGCGGCCCGGGACGGCGACCGGGACGCCAGGACGGCGATCCGCCGGTACACCCGCGACCTCGCGGTGGGGGTCGCCGCGCTGGTGCTGACCCTGGACCCGCAGGTCGTCGTCTACGGCGGCGGCTTCTCGCGCTCCGCCGACGTGCTTCTCGAACCACTGCGCCGCGAACTGGCCAGACACTGCCTGCGCATGCCGGAGCTGCGCGCCTCCACGCTCGGCGACGAGAGCGTGGCCCTGGGGGCGGTGCGCCTCGCGCTGGACGAGGTCGACGGCCGGCTGCTGAGCGACCGGCTCTCCGCGCCGACGGCACCACGCCGGTAG
- a CDS encoding Gfo/Idh/MocA family protein encodes MSDHDRTVGRELRVGVIGIGQRAPMAALANRPGVARVVSCADPDPRGREDARSLFGPDVALHERYEEMTDDGLDAVFVLTPDHVHTAPVLYFLAAGVPVFVEKPLAITLEDCDALLEAAYHSRSRLYVGHNLRHLPALRRMRELIDDGAIGRVRGVWCRHFVGHGGDYYFKDWHAERANTTGLLLQKGAHDLDVVHWLAGGYSRSVVAQGSLSVYGDNPRRAADAPAPAGGRMPDWFDPDVWPPSALRELNPVVDVEDISMMLARLDNGVLASYQQCHFTPDYWRNYTVIGDEGRLENFGDGIEGDAATIQVWNRRRSGYRRDADLSVPVATPSQDDHGGADRALVDEFLRFAAAGGPTDTSPVAAREAVAAGVAATTSLRSGGTPVDVRAPAPAIVDYFGQHQPA; translated from the coding sequence GTGAGCGACCACGACCGGACGGTTGGACGGGAACTGCGCGTCGGAGTGATCGGCATCGGCCAGCGTGCCCCCATGGCGGCGCTGGCGAACCGTCCCGGCGTCGCCCGGGTCGTCTCCTGCGCCGATCCGGATCCGCGGGGCCGGGAGGACGCCCGGAGCCTGTTCGGGCCGGACGTGGCACTGCACGAGCGGTACGAGGAGATGACCGACGACGGCCTGGACGCCGTGTTCGTCCTCACGCCCGACCACGTGCACACGGCACCCGTGCTGTACTTCCTGGCCGCCGGGGTCCCGGTGTTCGTGGAGAAGCCCCTGGCGATCACCCTCGAGGACTGCGACGCTCTGCTCGAGGCCGCGTACCACTCCCGCAGCCGCCTGTACGTGGGCCACAACCTGCGCCATCTCCCGGCGCTGCGGCGCATGCGCGAGCTGATCGACGACGGCGCGATAGGCCGGGTGCGCGGCGTGTGGTGCCGCCACTTCGTGGGGCACGGCGGGGACTACTACTTCAAGGACTGGCACGCGGAGCGGGCCAACACCACGGGGCTGCTTCTGCAGAAGGGCGCCCACGACCTCGACGTCGTCCACTGGCTCGCCGGGGGCTACTCCCGGAGCGTCGTCGCGCAGGGCTCGCTGTCGGTGTACGGGGACAACCCGCGGCGCGCGGCCGACGCCCCGGCCCCCGCGGGCGGACGCATGCCCGACTGGTTCGACCCCGACGTCTGGCCGCCGTCCGCGTTGCGGGAGTTGAACCCGGTGGTCGACGTCGAGGACATCAGCATGATGCTGGCGCGGCTGGACAACGGGGTGCTGGCCAGCTACCAGCAGTGCCACTTCACGCCGGACTACTGGCGCAACTACACCGTCATCGGGGACGAGGGGCGTCTGGAGAACTTCGGCGACGGCATCGAGGGGGACGCCGCGACGATCCAGGTCTGGAACCGGCGCCGCTCCGGCTACCGGCGCGACGCCGACCTCTCCGTCCCCGTCGCCACACCGTCCCAGGACGACCACGGCGGCGCGGACCGGGCGCTGGTCGACGAGTTCCTCCGCTTCGCCGCGGCCGGCGGCCCGACGGACACCTCGCCGGTGGCGGCCCGCGAGGCGGTCGCGGCCGGCGTCGCCGCGACGACCTCCCTGCGCAGCGGCGGCACACCGGTCGACGTACGGGCGCCGGCCCCGGCGATCGTCGACTACTTCGGGCAGCACCAGCCGGCGTGA
- a CDS encoding M1 family metallopeptidase — MSPLTVLPPRVRRRLFVVLAVLLVAAGAGVSDAEASPEAGAGAGAYGAAATPDGARYDVALRSDADGGHWRGRQRVSFRNASDRPLREVYLRLWGNGEDTCGEPGAPGASSPVVVSNVRGGTPDRPTVNCTALRVALPKPLAHGQRTSVGFDVSITVPDRNARFGREGAHRFLGNALPVLAVHDAAGWHLDPYVAVGESFYALTADFRVRLDHPSDMVVPTTGTTRTLPGAPGRTVTLGVARRVRDFAWAAGPFRTATQTTPGGVRVKSYWSSDTPAEGVRLTRADAVAALERFGREFGRYPYGEVDLVMTPGFGGGMEYPGLVLLGTTEEGGAVVHELAHQWWYGIVGNDEYASPWLDESFAQYANFRFYGLDTRDCWSEVYWPDEGVRLTSSMAYWSQHRGEYHLVYTAGPCALADLERVLGADTMARLLKHYARDHWYGVSTTEDFKRAAQSVADTDLGPFWEAHHLT, encoded by the coding sequence ATGTCGCCGTTGACCGTGCTGCCGCCCAGGGTCCGTCGTCGTCTGTTCGTGGTGCTGGCCGTGCTGCTCGTGGCGGCCGGCGCCGGTGTGAGTGATGCCGAAGCCTCGCCAGAGGCGGGGGCCGGGGCGGGGGCGTACGGGGCCGCCGCGACACCCGACGGCGCCCGCTACGACGTCGCTCTGCGCTCCGACGCCGACGGCGGCCACTGGCGGGGACGGCAGCGCGTGTCGTTCCGGAACGCGTCCGACCGGCCGCTGCGCGAGGTGTACCTGCGGCTGTGGGGCAACGGCGAGGACACGTGCGGCGAGCCCGGGGCGCCCGGCGCGTCCTCCCCCGTCGTCGTGTCGAACGTCCGCGGTGGCACACCGGACCGCCCCACGGTGAACTGCACGGCCCTGCGCGTCGCCCTGCCGAAACCGCTCGCGCACGGGCAGCGGACGTCCGTCGGCTTCGACGTCTCCATCACCGTGCCCGACCGCAACGCCCGCTTCGGCCGCGAGGGCGCCCACCGCTTCCTCGGCAACGCGCTGCCGGTGCTCGCCGTACACGACGCGGCGGGGTGGCACCTCGACCCGTACGTGGCCGTCGGCGAGAGCTTCTACGCCCTCACCGCCGACTTCCGGGTCCGTCTCGACCACCCGTCGGACATGGTGGTACCGACGACGGGCACCACCCGCACCCTCCCCGGCGCTCCCGGCCGTACGGTCACCCTCGGCGTCGCGCGGCGGGTGCGGGACTTCGCGTGGGCCGCGGGACCGTTCCGCACGGCGACGCAGACTACGCCCGGCGGGGTGCGCGTGAAGTCGTACTGGTCGTCCGACACCCCCGCCGAGGGCGTGCGCCTCACCCGCGCGGACGCCGTCGCCGCGCTCGAGCGCTTCGGGCGGGAGTTCGGCCGCTATCCGTACGGTGAGGTCGACCTGGTGATGACGCCGGGGTTCGGCGGCGGCATGGAGTACCCCGGCCTCGTCCTGCTGGGCACCACCGAGGAGGGCGGCGCCGTCGTCCACGAACTGGCGCACCAGTGGTGGTACGGCATCGTCGGCAACGACGAGTACGCCTCGCCGTGGCTGGACGAGAGCTTCGCCCAGTACGCCAACTTCCGCTTCTACGGCCTGGACACCCGCGACTGCTGGTCGGAGGTGTACTGGCCCGACGAGGGCGTCCGGCTGACCTCCTCCATGGCCTACTGGTCGCAGCACCGCGGCGAGTACCACCTCGTGTACACGGCCGGGCCCTGCGCCCTGGCCGACCTGGAACGCGTTCTCGGCGCCGACACCATGGCACGGCTCCTGAAGCACTACGCGCGGGACCACTGGTACGGGGTCTCCACCACCGAGGACTTCAAGAGGGCCGCGCAGTCCGTGGCGGACACGGATCTCGGGCCCTTCTGGGAGGCCCACCACCTCACGTGA
- a CDS encoding ATP-binding protein: protein MSGDTYGGDRIDFSQGTFRGEAIGKKVEHHHHYGPMPHVEDALPPATAEFTGREDELDALLAALAPEGAHRTAAPVTAVAGLGGVGKTALAVRAAHTARERGWFPAGALFVDCHGYDETPAGPEQLLEALLRALGVAAAHVPSTVDERAGLYRSMLAERARAGGRVLIVVDNASHPGQVRPLLPGHPAHRVLVTSRDTMPQLGAHLLHLDVLRPQVARDVLRAALRTADPADPRVLDDADGAEKLCELCGHLPLALQIAAALLLSDPGKPVAELVAELADSATVLDHLDDGERGVRAAFDLSYRRLGPEPARLFRLLALAPGKETSDEALTVLSGATTPPRRELNVLVRAHLVGPGSVRGCWSMHDLVRAYALDRVARQEPLRAEGTAARARLLAHYQRRTEAADWHVRNLPGRAPSPGFDGREEALSWLDRERTGLISGALWAADPVHARAGLGLALSLYEYLDRRRYFDDGVSVYRCAAQAALALGDGSGAGRAWSYLGLALRHNRRLDEAVAAHTRACGIHRERGDRLGEGKVWDMLGVSLTEARRFDEAIEAHERARELAQAVQDAQVEASTWNNLGRARFKLGRCEESIVALSRACAMFRSVGDRAREATARNNLGRAFRETGRLEEALEAHTTARAVFEELGERERLATSWNDFGVALCALGRFDEAVDAHRLAVREQRDLGHRHGQAIATQDLGVTLGRAGRREEAVEAHVQALCLYRELADRHGESEALKRLTAAGYREGEPTGEGGGR, encoded by the coding sequence GTGAGCGGGGACACGTACGGCGGGGATCGAATCGACTTCAGCCAGGGCACGTTCCGGGGCGAGGCGATCGGGAAGAAGGTGGAGCATCACCACCATTACGGACCCATGCCCCACGTAGAGGACGCGCTCCCGCCCGCGACAGCCGAGTTCACCGGACGCGAGGACGAACTGGACGCGCTGCTCGCGGCGTTGGCCCCCGAGGGCGCACACCGCACCGCGGCCCCGGTCACCGCGGTGGCCGGGCTGGGCGGCGTGGGCAAGACCGCGCTGGCCGTACGGGCCGCCCACACGGCACGCGAACGCGGCTGGTTCCCGGCCGGCGCCCTGTTCGTCGACTGCCACGGCTACGACGAGACGCCCGCGGGACCCGAGCAGCTCCTGGAAGCCCTGCTGCGCGCCCTGGGAGTGGCCGCCGCGCACGTACCGAGCACGGTGGACGAGCGTGCCGGACTCTACCGCTCGATGCTCGCCGAACGGGCCCGCGCAGGCGGCCGCGTGCTGATCGTGGTGGACAACGCCTCGCACCCCGGGCAGGTCAGACCGCTGCTGCCCGGGCACCCCGCGCACCGGGTCCTGGTCACCTCGCGCGACACCATGCCACAGCTCGGCGCGCACTTGCTCCACCTCGACGTCCTCCGGCCCCAGGTGGCCCGGGACGTCCTGCGCGCGGCCCTGCGCACCGCCGACCCGGCGGACCCGCGCGTCCTGGACGATGCCGACGGGGCCGAGAAACTGTGCGAGCTGTGCGGGCATCTGCCGCTGGCGCTGCAGATCGCGGCCGCGCTGCTCCTCTCCGATCCGGGCAAGCCCGTGGCGGAACTGGTGGCTGAGCTGGCCGACTCCGCCACCGTCCTCGACCACCTGGACGACGGCGAGCGGGGTGTGCGGGCCGCCTTCGACCTGTCGTACCGCCGCCTCGGCCCGGAACCCGCACGCCTCTTCCGCCTCCTGGCGCTCGCACCGGGGAAGGAGACGAGCGACGAGGCGCTCACCGTGCTGTCCGGCGCGACCACCCCGCCGCGGCGGGAGCTGAACGTCCTGGTGCGCGCCCACCTGGTCGGCCCCGGCAGTGTGCGGGGCTGCTGGAGCATGCACGACCTGGTCCGCGCCTACGCCCTGGACCGGGTGGCGCGACAGGAGCCGCTGCGCGCGGAGGGCACGGCGGCGCGGGCCCGGCTGCTCGCGCACTACCAGCGGCGGACCGAGGCGGCCGACTGGCACGTGCGCAACCTCCCCGGCAGGGCCCCCTCTCCCGGATTCGACGGCCGGGAGGAGGCGCTGAGCTGGCTCGACCGCGAGCGCACCGGTCTCATCTCCGGCGCCCTGTGGGCGGCCGACCCGGTGCACGCCCGGGCCGGACTGGGACTGGCACTGAGCCTTTACGAGTATCTCGACCGACGGCGATACTTCGACGACGGGGTGTCCGTCTACCGGTGCGCGGCCCAGGCGGCGCTCGCGCTGGGCGACGGCTCCGGCGCGGGCAGGGCGTGGAGCTACCTGGGTCTCGCCCTGCGCCACAACCGCAGGCTCGACGAGGCTGTCGCGGCGCACACCCGCGCCTGCGGGATCCACCGGGAGCGCGGTGACCGGCTCGGGGAGGGGAAGGTCTGGGACATGCTGGGCGTCTCCCTGACGGAAGCCCGCCGGTTCGACGAGGCGATCGAGGCCCACGAGCGCGCCCGGGAGCTGGCCCAGGCGGTCCAGGACGCGCAGGTCGAGGCGTCGACGTGGAACAACCTCGGCCGCGCCCGGTTCAAGCTCGGCCGGTGCGAGGAGTCGATCGTCGCCCTGTCCCGGGCCTGCGCGATGTTCCGTTCGGTCGGTGACCGGGCACGCGAGGCCACCGCCCGGAACAACCTGGGGCGCGCGTTCCGCGAGACCGGGCGCCTGGAGGAGGCCTTGGAGGCGCACACCACCGCCCGTGCGGTCTTCGAGGAACTGGGGGAGCGTGAACGCCTCGCCACGTCGTGGAACGACTTCGGGGTCGCCCTGTGCGCGCTGGGCCGGTTCGACGAGGCCGTCGACGCCCACCGGCTCGCGGTGCGGGAGCAGCGGGATCTCGGCCACCGGCACGGTCAGGCGATCGCGACGCAGGACCTCGGCGTCACCCTCGGGCGCGCGGGCCGCCGCGAGGAGGCCGTCGAGGCACACGTCCAGGCCCTGTGCCTCTACCGCGAACTGGCCGACCGCCACGGCGAGAGCGAGGCGCTGAAACGCCTCACCGCCGCCGGGTACCGGGAAGGGGAACCAACAGGGGAGGGGGGCGGCCGATGA
- a CDS encoding VOC family protein → MIRKLQAVALDCADPVRLAEFYANLLGGRVVADPEDADWVEVHGFEGTPLACQRVDGYRAPEWPGQERPQQLHLDFDVDDLDGEEERAVALGATVLERTDQLRQGANWRVYADPAGHPFCLCFH, encoded by the coding sequence GTGATTCGAAAGCTGCAGGCCGTCGCGCTGGACTGCGCCGACCCGGTGCGGCTCGCGGAGTTCTACGCGAACCTGCTCGGCGGCCGGGTGGTCGCGGACCCGGAGGATGCCGACTGGGTCGAAGTGCACGGGTTCGAGGGGACACCGCTGGCCTGCCAGCGGGTGGACGGCTACCGGGCGCCCGAATGGCCCGGCCAGGAGCGGCCGCAGCAGCTGCACCTGGACTTCGACGTGGACGACCTCGACGGCGAGGAGGAACGGGCGGTCGCTCTCGGCGCGACGGTGCTGGAGCGGACGGACCAGCTGCGCCAGGGCGCCAACTGGAGGGTCTACGCGGATCCGGCCGGCCACCCGTTCTGCCTCTGCTTCCACTGA
- a CDS encoding helix-turn-helix transcriptional regulator — translation MPNDLSPTARALRALEILRTRPGTTAEQLATRLGVTERAARRYVGILREAGIPVESARGPHGGYRLGRGTRLPPVHFTQAEALGLVMAVLSGRPAPADTDDLVGTALGKVVKALPESVGRQAALLTEYAAAAPDPYAAHPDPAVTSSLVDAVANRRRVRVEYRSEAGHAWEEEVDPWSLVVRHGRWYLLCHSHRADAIRTYRVDRFGAVRPTGHGFRAPEDVDPVAMLEENLGVGWEFATRVVFEAPTADVAPWIHPPMGRLEPLGDGCVLVGSTRNPDMYAQERP, via the coding sequence GTGCCGAACGACCTGAGCCCGACCGCGCGAGCGCTGCGCGCACTGGAGATCCTCCGGACCCGCCCCGGCACGACGGCCGAACAGCTCGCCACCCGACTGGGCGTCACGGAGCGGGCGGCACGCCGGTACGTGGGGATCCTCCGAGAGGCCGGCATCCCCGTGGAGTCGGCCCGGGGGCCGCACGGCGGGTATCGGCTGGGGCGCGGGACGAGACTGCCGCCCGTGCACTTCACCCAGGCCGAGGCGCTCGGCCTCGTCATGGCGGTCCTCAGCGGCCGGCCGGCCCCGGCAGACACCGACGACCTGGTCGGCACCGCCCTGGGCAAGGTCGTCAAGGCCCTCCCGGAGAGCGTCGGCCGGCAGGCGGCCCTGCTGACGGAGTACGCGGCGGCCGCCCCCGACCCCTACGCGGCGCATCCGGATCCGGCCGTCACCAGTTCCCTCGTCGACGCCGTCGCCAACCGGCGCCGCGTACGGGTCGAGTACCGGAGCGAGGCCGGCCACGCGTGGGAGGAGGAGGTGGACCCCTGGTCCCTCGTCGTGCGCCACGGGCGCTGGTACCTGCTGTGCCACTCCCATCGCGCGGACGCGATCCGCACCTACCGGGTCGACCGGTTCGGCGCGGTCCGGCCCACCGGACACGGCTTCCGGGCGCCCGAGGACGTCGACCCGGTGGCGATGCTGGAGGAGAACCTGGGTGTCGGCTGGGAGTTCGCCACCCGCGTGGTGTTCGAAGCGCCCACGGCCGACGTGGCTCCCTGGATCCACCCGCCCATGGGGCGGCTCGAACCCCTGGGCGACGGCTGCGTACTCGTCGGCAGCACCCGCAACCCGGACATGTACGCGCAGGAGCGGCCCTGA